The DNA segment GTCTGGGAAGCGCACCAAGCGATCGCCTTCGCACCAAGTTGTGCTTTTTACTTCCAAATAAATCGGGCGTTCTAACTTCTCACCCGTCAGCAGAAAATCCAACCGACTTTTTTCTTGACCGTAAGCCACTTCCAAGCGAATGTCGCTGTAGTCTCCCAGTTCTGGAATCAGTTTGTTTTCTAGTACCAGCTTGACGATGCGGTTGGGCATGGCAGTATTGACTCCTACCCAAGTTGGCCCATTTTCATACACCTCAATTAGTTCCCAAGTGTAGGGCAGCTTTCGCGTCGGGCTGTCACTGCGCGACACATACACCGAGCTACCCGGTTTAGAAATGCAGCTCATCGGCCCTGTATTGGGACAGTGAGCCGTAATCACTTCACCGTTGGTCAACTCGATGTCTGCGAAGAAGCGTTTGTAGCGCTTGAGGAGAATGCCGGGGTAAAGCGTCGGGTACTGGTAGATTAAAGCGGT comes from the Trichocoleus sp. FACHB-46 genome and includes:
- the sfsA gene encoding DNA/RNA nuclease SfsA, whose protein sequence is MTALIYQYPTLYPGILLKRYKRFFADIELTNGEVITAHCPNTGPMSCISKPGSSVYVSRSDSPTRKLPYTWELIEVYENGPTWVGVNTAMPNRIVKLVLENKLIPELGDYSDIRLEVAYGQEKSRLDFLLTGEKLERPIYLEVKSTTWCEGDRLVRFPDTVTTRGQKHIRELAALLPEVRPVMLYFINRGDCTHFAPGDDRDPAYGKLLREAVAQGLEVLPCRFEITPEGIYYLGLAELVL